The Salvia miltiorrhiza cultivar Shanhuang (shh) chromosome 1, IMPLAD_Smil_shh, whole genome shotgun sequence genome has a window encoding:
- the LOC131006752 gene encoding uncharacterized protein LOC131006752: MKQTSIILSTLIDGPRSPGNDIDIYLQPLVDELQSLWNPGVSTYDATAKSMFQLRAALLWTINDFPAYAIISGWSTKGAYACPCCNKNCQSQWLKNGKKHCYMGHRRFLPSGHKYRTDRIHFDGTIEKAHKPKRLSGPEILEQLNGMVNSFGKREPKKIGEKRRRKEKSPTDFTCRYNWKKLSIFFQLPYWKENLIPHNLDIMHIEKNVLENILWTLLGVAAKTKDNVKSRLDLQILGIRKSLHPQRKGDKFYLQPACFTLGKKEKDLFLQVLKNVKVPDGYASNISKCVNLAERNIFGLKSHDCHILMQQLLPVALRRCVPKQVCKAIIGLCEVFKQLYSKVHTVADFEALEDRVALVLCELEKIFPPSFFDVMEHLPIHLPEEAKLAGPVQFRSMYPIERYLCTLKNYVRTRSHPEGSIAEGYLAEECMTFCSMYLSDVESKLNRPNRNNESGGIGPIQDGRPLGKEEIFMLDDIEWIQAHRYVLNSLSIVDNFKREHLRVLQRNRKNGRMSNYDRQKLHTETFHDWFKSQVNEMANTSSESLHPDIPFLAVGPSKWARRYTGYIVNGLRFHTKKREMRRKTQNSGVFLTATTDSFSSSKDKNPISGDVSFYGVLKDIVEVRYTNNLKFVLFKCDWVDYNLGLKRDEFNFTLVNFAHLLYRGNRQIDEPFILASQAQQAWYIQDPVDPDWHVALKMTPRAVFNVDPEVNEFESIEDELISCQQNESDINNESISWTGADVDNVIVVDAIGEDNVDKFNDEDDEADYFSSDKSDSSDDDDYFEDIIPSDENETD, encoded by the exons ATGAAACAAACATCTATAATTTTATCCACACTCATCGATGGTCCTAGAAGTCCAGGGAATGATATTGATATTTATTTGCAACCATTGGTTGATGAACTTCAAAGTTTATGGAATCCTGGGGTTTCTACTTATGATGCAACTGCAAAGAGTATGTTCCAATTACGTGCTGCATTATTATGGACTATAAATGACTTTCCAGCCTATGCCATTATTTCAGGTTGGAGTACAAAAGGTGCATATGCATGCCCTTGTTGTAATAAAAATTGCCAATCTCAATGGCTAAAAAATGGAAAGAAGCATTGTTACATGGGGCATCGTCGGTTTCTTCCTAGCGGACATAAGTATCGTACAGATAGGATCCATTTTGATGGGACTATTGAGAAAGCTCATAAACCTAAACGATTGTCTGGTCCTGAGATATTAGAGCAACTAAATGGTATGGTGAATAGCTTTGGAAAACGTGAACCCAAAAAAATAGGGGAGAAAAGACGAAGGAAGGAAAAATCTCCTACCGATTTCACATGTAGATacaattggaaaaagttgagtaTATTTTTCCAATTGCCATACTGGAAAGAAAATCTTATTCCCCATAATCTAGACATTATGCATATAGAAAAAAATGTTCTGGAAAATATCTTATGGACTTTGCTTGGTGTTGCTGCTAAAACAAAGGACAATGTTAAATCTAGATTGGATCTTCAAATTTTAGGCATACGAAAGtcgctacatcctcaaaggaaAGGTGATAAATTTTATCTTCAACCAGCTTGTTTCACGTTGGGTAAAAAGGAGAAGGATTTATTCTTACAAGTTTTGAAGAACGTAAAGGTTCCAGATGGTTATGCATCAAACATCTCGAAATGTGTCAATTTAGCTGAACGAAACATATTTGGTCTTAAAAGCCATGATTGCCATATTCTAATGCAACAATTGCTACCTGTTGCTTTAAGAAGATGTGTTCCTAAGCAAGTCTGCAAAGCAATTATTGGCTTATGTGAAGTTTTCAAGCAATTATATTCAAAAGTGCACACAGTAGCTGATTTTGAAGCTTTAGAGGATCGAGTTGCCTTAGTGCTTTGCGAGTTGGAGAAAATTTTCCCTCCTTCATTTTTTGATGTTATGGAGCATTTGCCTATTCACTTGCCGGAAGAGGCTAAACTTGCTGGACCTGTTCAGTTTCGCTCTATGTACCCCATTGAGAG GTATTTGTGCACATTGAAAAACTATGTCCGCACTCGAAGTCACCCTGAAGGATCTATAGCTGAGGGGTATCTCGCTGAAGAATGCATGACATTTTGTTCGATGTATTTAAGTGATGTCGAGTCAAAGTTGAATAGACCAAATAGAAACAATGAAAGTGGTGGGATTGGTCCAATCCAAGATGGTCGTCCATTGGGGAAAGAAGAAATATTTATGCTGGACGACATCGAATGGATTCAAGCACATAGATATGTGTTGAATAGTCTATCGATTGTTGATAATTTTAAAAG GGAACATTTGCGTGTGCTACAACGTAATCGTAAAAATGGGCGCATGTCAAATTATGATAGGCAAAAGCTTCATACTGAAACCTTTCATGATTGGTTTAAAAGTCAA GTAAATGAAATGGCAAACACAAGTAGTGAAAGTCTACACccggatattccatttttagCTGTTGGACCAAGTAAATGGGCTCGTCGCTACACTGGGTATATTGTGAATGGACTACGTTTCCATACTAAGAAACGAGAGATGAGAAGAAAAACTCAAAATAGTGGAGTGTTCTTGACAGCTACTACCGATAGTTTCTCGAGTAGTAAGGATAAGAATCCTATATCAGGAGACGTGTCATTTTATGGTGTTTTGAAAGATATAGTAGAAGTGAGGTATACcaataatttgaaatttgtaTTGTTCAAGTGTGATTGGGTTGACTATAATTTAGGATTGAAACGTGATGAGTTTAATTTCACTTTGGTCAACTTTGCTCACTTACTATATAGAGGAAATAGGCAAATAGATGAGCCATTTATTTTGGCATCTCAAGCTCAACAAGCATGGTATATTCAAGATCCCGTTGATCCAGATTGGCATGTAGCTTTGAAGATGACACCTCGAGCTGTATTCAATGTTGATCCAGAGGTTAATGAATTTGAAAGCATTGAGGATGAGCTGATTTCATGTCAACAAAATGAATCAGATATTAACAACGAAAGTATATCATGGACTGGAGCAGATGTTGATAATGTGATAGTTGTTGATGCTATTGGTGAAGATAATGTTGATAAGTTcaatgatgaagatgatgaagctGATTATTTTTCTAGTGATAAATCTGATTCCAGTGATGATGATGACTATTTTGAAGATATTATACCATCAGATGAGAATGAAACAGATTAG